From Miscanthus floridulus cultivar M001 chromosome 15, ASM1932011v1, whole genome shotgun sequence, the proteins below share one genomic window:
- the LOC136507875 gene encoding protein DOUBLE-STRAND BREAK FORMATION-like isoform X1, translating to MPPTMDGDGGATPTPDALSLFSSRLSLRRFEDEDLRVLEAALSAGADVPALLATRSAARSLLQASAAEAFASTATGSVLDGGRSLAVADFFARAFALVGDVESCLAMRYESLLLRDARYCNDLHLQVSRQEWLTFAKDSLDNGFYVIASKAFANALAHIHPSHPSHLDSANSIEEKDKINDITGLQNLAKSLSAQHSVQTQSAEYMKRRALGVHKKYNLQSGKPKLTGSSMFRLGIKTRNIKKLLHSQERNLGDLKQS from the exons ATGCCGCCGACGATGGATGGCGACGGTGGTGCTACGCCTACGCCCGACGCCCTCTCCCTCTTCTCCTCCCGCCTCTCCCTTCGCAG GTTCGAGGACGAGGATCTCCGGGTGCTGGAGGCCGCGCTGTCCGCCGGCGCCGACGTCCCCGCGCTGCTCGCCACGCGCTCGGCGGCCCGGAGTCTGCTGCAAGCAAGCGCGGCGGAGGCGTTCGCATCCACCGCGACGGGTTCAGTGCTGGATGGTGGGAGGAGCCTCGCCGTCGCCGACTTCTTCGCACGCGCCTTCGCCCTCGTTGGCGATGTCGAG AGCTGCCTTGCCATGAGATACGAGTCCCTGCTGCTTCGAGACGCTAGATACTGCAACGACCTTCACTTGCAAGTGTCCCGTCAGGAGTGGTTGACTTTCGCAAAGGACTCTCTTGATAATGGCTTCTACGTCATTGCCTCCAAG GCTTTTGCAAATGCTCTTGCACACATTCATCCAAGCCACCCATCGCACTTGGACTCTGCTAATTCCATCGAGGAGAAGGACAAGATCAATGATATAACAGGACTCCAGAACTTGGCAAAGTCATTATCTGCACAGCATTCTG TTCAGACACAGTCTGCTGAATACATGAAAAGGAGAGCTTTAGGTGTTCACAAGAAGTATAATTTGCAATCAGGAAAACCAAAGTTAACAGGAAGTTCAATGTTTAGGCTAGGGATTAAAACAAGGAACATAAAGAAATTGCTTCATAGCCAGGAAAGGAACTTAGGAGATTTGAAGCAATcttag